A stretch of DNA from Desmospora activa DSM 45169:
AACATGGGTAACACGGTCCAAGGGTCCACTTATAACAATGCGCTATGGTCGATGGCCTTCATTCTGCTGCTCATGACCCTCTTTTTCATCCTGTTGATTCGCTTGATGACGCGAAGGAGAGAATATTGATGAATGCCAAGGTAGCGGATCGGATTGCCACTGTTCTGTTTTATATGATTGCCCTTTTGATTGTCGGTTTGTTGACGGGCTTGCTTGGATTTATTTTGGTACGAGGATTGATGGTGATCGATTGGAACTTTCTCACCACTCCCCCTTCGGCTGTAAGGGAAGGTGGGGGAATCGGCCCGCAGTTATTTAATTCCTTTTATCTGTTGGTATTGACCATGCTGATCACCATCCCGTTGGGGTTGGGCGGCGGTATCTACATGGCGGAATACGCCAAGCCCAATAAAGTGACCAGCTTTATTCGACTCAGCATTGAGGTTTTATCATCGTTACCGTCGATTGTGGTTGGCTTGTTCGGTTTGCTGGTCTTTGTCCAGTACACCGGCTGGGGCTTCTCGTTGGCTGCAGGTGCACTTGCCTTGGCTGTCTTTAATTTACCCTTGATGGTGCGGGTGGTGGAACAAGCGATTGAATCCGTTCCACGGGAACAAAAAGATGCCAGTCTAGCGTTGGGTATAACCCACTGGCAAACGATCACCAAAGTGATGCTACCGGTTGCGCTGCCAGGGATTGTGACCGGAACCATCCTCGCATCCGGCCGGGTGTTTGGGGAAGCGGCGGCCATCATGTTTACAGCGGGGATGAGCTCTCCGGCGCTCAATTTTTCCGATTGGGATCCCTCTTCTCCCGCTTCACCGCTCAATCCTTTCCGCCCAGCCTCAACATTGGCGGTTCATATCTGGAAAATCAACTCCGAAGGGTTGATTCCCGATGCGGTGGAAGTGTCAGCGGGAGCATCTGCTGTATTGGTGATCGCGGTATTGCTGTTTAATTTACTCGCTCGTGGATTGGGACGTTATATTCACCGCAAGATGACCTCAAGTTGAAAAAGGGGGAACTCCTGATGTCGATGACTGCTGTGGAACTGGCTATTCACCCCACCTGGAACGAGGAGGCGGCTGCTCAAGAAGAGCTTCTTACGCGCAAGACAGCCTTGGAAACGGAGGATCTCAGTGTTTACTACGGGGAGAAAGCAGCGGTAAAAAATGTGAATCTCTATTTAAAAGAAAGAACGGTTACCGCCTTTATCGGTCCCTCCGGCTGTGGGAAATCGACGTTTCTCCGTAGCTTAAACCGCATGAACGACACGATTGCCGCCGCCCGTGTTACCGGTAAGATCCTAATTGACGGGGTGGATATCAACGACGCCAAAATCAGCGCAGTCAACGTTCGTCGCAATATCGGTATGGTGTTTCAGAAACCGAATCCGTTTCATAAATCGATCTACAACAACATCGCCTACGGTCCGCGTGTGTATGGAGCCGCTAAAAAGGACCTGGATGAAATTGTGGAACGTAGCTTGCGGCGGGTTGGCCTATGGGATGAAGTAAAGGATCGGTTGCACAAATCGGCCTTGGATCTATCCGGAGGGCAACAACAGCGATTGTGTATTGCGCGTACCATTGCGATGGGACCGCAAATTCTGCTTTTGGATGAGCCGACCTCCGCTTTGGATCCGATTTCCACCGCCAAGATTGAAGAGCTGATCCAAGAATTGAAGCAGGAATACACCATCGCCATTGTGACGCACAACATGCAGCAGGCGGCGCGGATATCGGATCGGACTGCCTTTTTCCTGATGGGTGAATGCATCGAATTTGATGTGACCGGTCGCTTGTTTACCAATCCTTCGCAAAAGCAGACCGAAGACTACTTGACCGGCCGTTTTGGTTAAATAAAGGGGAACTGTCGTTATGGCTTCCAAAATTGAGGTAAAGGACTTTAACCTGTTTTATGGGGATCATCAAGCGCTGATCGATACGGAGCTGGAACTGCCGGAAAAGGATGTCACCGCATTGATCGGACCATCCGGCTGCGGGAAATCCACGTTTTTGCGCAGTATCAACCGTATGAACGATATGATCGATGGTGTTCGCACTACCGGAGAGATCTGCATCGACGGCCGTGATGTTTATAACACCGACCAAGACTTAGTGGAATTACGTAAAAAAGTGGGGATGGTGTTTCAACAGCCCAACCCGTTTCCCTTTTCCATTTATGACAATATCGTTTACGGTCCCAAAATCCATGGATTAACGGATAAGAAGAAGTTGGATGAAATTGTGGAAGTAACCTTGCGGCAAGCCAATCTATGGGATGAGGTAAAAGATCGGTTGAAGCAGAATGCGATGGGTCTCTCCGGGGGGCAGCAGCAGCGATTGGTGTTGGCCAGGGTGCTGGCGGTTGAACCGGATATCATTTTGATGGACGAGCCGGCTTCAGCCTTGGATCCGATTTCCACAGAAAAACTGGAAGAACTGATCATTAAGCTAAAGGAAGAGTATACGATTATCATTGTCACCCACAATATGCAACAAGCGGCACGTGTTTCCTCCCGGACAGCCTTTTTCTTAAACGGTGAAATCATCGAATATGACGAGACCAATCGCATTTTTACAAATCCCAGCAATAAAAAAACAGAGGATTATATCACCGGCCGTTTTGGTTGACGGCTTGACATTAACGATGGAAGACGACCAGCATGAGCAACACTGCAAGTGGTTGCCAACCGCGGTTGTCTCTTTTTTGAGAGGAGTGTTTACATTGGTACGACAATTTGACCAATCCCTGAAAGAGGTAAAAACTGTTCTCCTGGAAATGGGAGAAAAACTGGAAGTAGCCATTGACAAAGCGGTAAAATCGCTGGTGCAAGCGGATGTCACCATGGCCAAGAGTGTGCTGGAAAACGATCAAAAAGTAGATGAACTGGAAAACCGCATCGATGAAACAGTCTCCACTTTGATCGCCACTCAACAACCGGTTGCCAAAGATCTGCGCAAGTTGATCGCCGCTCTAAAAATTTCTTCCGATATGGAGCGGATGGCGGATTTGGCTTGCAACATTGCGGAGACGACGCTGTTACTCCAACAAGCGGATCGTACGTTTGATAAAGAGTTGGAAGATATTCCGCGCATGGCAGCCATTACACAAAAAATGGTGCATGATGGGATCAACAGTTATATCGACGGCAATGTGTTACTGGCTAAATCGATGGCGGAAATGGATGATCAAGTCGATCAGTTGTATGAATCCATCGTCAAAGGATTGATGGAGGGCATGATTCAGGAACAGCAGTTTACCGAAGCATCGCTACGGCTTTGCTTTGTCGCCCGCTACCTGGAGCGGATTGCCGATCATGCCACCAATATTGCCGAAAGCATTGTTTATATTGAGACGGGTCAGCGAGAAGATTTAAACTGAGAATAAGGCTGCTCTGACAATGGAAAGCAGGCCCCAGCTCATTTGTATTAAGTGAAGCTAAAGGTATTTTTTCATAAGGCGGTTGACAACGGGCTTGTTTCCGGTGCATAATCATACACAATCACAACCGAACGGAACGGAAACGCTTTGACGGAGACCAGTAGGTAGGACTTACCGCCCAGAGAGCAAAACCCACCGGCTGAAAGGTTTTGCCGGGATTGTCCAGCTGAACCCACCTCCCGATGCGGCCGTTGATCAAAACGGTACGGCATTCCCGCCGTTATCCTGGGAAGGCAGCCAGTATGGCTGAATGGAGTGGGCACATGAACGTGCCAATCAAAGGTGGTACCGCGGAAGAACCCTCTTTCGTCCTTAGGACGAGGGAGGTTTTTTTATTTACGTAGATTCCTGATTAGTAGAACCCCATACGATATCCGGACGTATAAGCGACCGGAGCGAGACTGCTAGAACGTACAGGAGCGAGGTCGGAGATCACTCCTGACCGCCCTGTAATGAGAATCATTGAGAATCATGAATAAAAAATCCACTGATACAATTTCAACTTACGTTGACGGGGGAGAAC
This window harbors:
- the pstA gene encoding phosphate ABC transporter permease PstA, which encodes MNAKVADRIATVLFYMIALLIVGLLTGLLGFILVRGLMVIDWNFLTTPPSAVREGGGIGPQLFNSFYLLVLTMLITIPLGLGGGIYMAEYAKPNKVTSFIRLSIEVLSSLPSIVVGLFGLLVFVQYTGWGFSLAAGALALAVFNLPLMVRVVEQAIESVPREQKDASLALGITHWQTITKVMLPVALPGIVTGTILASGRVFGEAAAIMFTAGMSSPALNFSDWDPSSPASPLNPFRPASTLAVHIWKINSEGLIPDAVEVSAGASAVLVIAVLLFNLLARGLGRYIHRKMTSS
- the pstB gene encoding phosphate ABC transporter ATP-binding protein PstB; this encodes MTAVELAIHPTWNEEAAAQEELLTRKTALETEDLSVYYGEKAAVKNVNLYLKERTVTAFIGPSGCGKSTFLRSLNRMNDTIAAARVTGKILIDGVDINDAKISAVNVRRNIGMVFQKPNPFHKSIYNNIAYGPRVYGAAKKDLDEIVERSLRRVGLWDEVKDRLHKSALDLSGGQQQRLCIARTIAMGPQILLLDEPTSALDPISTAKIEELIQELKQEYTIAIVTHNMQQAARISDRTAFFLMGECIEFDVTGRLFTNPSQKQTEDYLTGRFG
- the pstB gene encoding phosphate ABC transporter ATP-binding protein PstB produces the protein MASKIEVKDFNLFYGDHQALIDTELELPEKDVTALIGPSGCGKSTFLRSINRMNDMIDGVRTTGEICIDGRDVYNTDQDLVELRKKVGMVFQQPNPFPFSIYDNIVYGPKIHGLTDKKKLDEIVEVTLRQANLWDEVKDRLKQNAMGLSGGQQQRLVLARVLAVEPDIILMDEPASALDPISTEKLEELIIKLKEEYTIIIVTHNMQQAARVSSRTAFFLNGEIIEYDETNRIFTNPSNKKTEDYITGRFG
- the phoU gene encoding phosphate signaling complex protein PhoU translates to MFTLVRQFDQSLKEVKTVLLEMGEKLEVAIDKAVKSLVQADVTMAKSVLENDQKVDELENRIDETVSTLIATQQPVAKDLRKLIAALKISSDMERMADLACNIAETTLLLQQADRTFDKELEDIPRMAAITQKMVHDGINSYIDGNVLLAKSMAEMDDQVDQLYESIVKGLMEGMIQEQQFTEASLRLCFVARYLERIADHATNIAESIVYIETGQREDLN